The genomic DNA ATCCAACGCGGGCGCGAGCTTCACCTTGCGCCCCTCGAGCCCGAGCGTCTTCGCGTTCTTCATCACGTCCAGGAGGACGGCGTGGAAGTGATCGATCACGGGCGCGGCGTCCGCCGGCGCAAGGGCCGTGGCATCCTGCTGTGCGGACGCGCGGAGCGCGCCGAGCCCCCCGACCACGAGTGCGACCAACGCTGCAGCGAGCGCCGTGCGGCACCCGACCCGGGAATGATGCATGGTTCGGCGGAGGATAACCGATCGCGCGCGGGGGCAGCATGGACGAGTTGATCGGCCGCGCGGTCGCGAAGTGGGTCGACTGGATCCGGCGTCACCCGATCGGCACGCTGGTCGCGACGGCGCTCGTGACCGCGCTGCTCGGGCTCTACACGTACCGCAATCTCGGCATCAACATGGATGTCGCGGCGATGCTCTCGCCCGACCTCCCGCACCAGAAGACCTGGCGCGACATCACCAAGGCCTTCCCCGAGTCCAACGATCCCCTCCTGGTCGTGGTCGACGCCGCGACCCCCGAGCGCGCGCGCGAGGCGGCGCTCGCGCTGCGTGACCGGCTGGCGAAGGAGACCAAGCTCTTCGGCTCGGTCGACGTGCCCGGCGAGGGCCCGTTCTTCGAGAAGAACGGCCTGCTGTATCTCAGCACCGACGAGCTCGCGAAGCTCTCCGATCACCTGGCCGAGGTGCAGCCGTATCTCGCCGAGCTGCGCCGTGACTCGAGCCTGCGCGGGCTGTTCGCGCTCTTGCAGCGCGCGGCCGACTCGCTGCGCACCGGCGACGCCACGGTGGTGGAGCTCGCGCCGGTGTTCGACCGGCTGTCGCGCGCGGTCGACGCCGAGCGCACGGGCCGCTCCGAGCCGGTGTCGTGGCGCGAGGTGCTGCTCGGCCAGTCACTGCCCGAGACGCCGCGCCGCGTGCTGGTGGTGCAGCCGATCGTCGACTTCGGCGCGCTGATCCCCGCCGAGGAGTCGATCGCGCGCATCCACGAGCTCGCCCAGGAGGTCGGGCTCGACGGCGATAGCGGCGTGCGCGTGCGAGTCACCGGCGAGCTCGCGCTGTCGTCCGAGGAGCTGGAGACGGTCACCACCGGCACCGCGCTCTCGGGCATCCTGTCGTTCATCGCGGTCACGGGCATCCTGTTCTTCGGGCTGCGCAGCTGGAAGCTCATGGCCGCGACCTCGCTCACGCTGACGATCGGCCTGGTGTGGACCTTCGCCTTCGCCACGCTCGCCGTCGGCTCGCTCAACATGGTGTCGGTGGCGTTCGCGGTGCTGTTCATCGGCCTGGGCGACGACTTCGGCGTGCACTTCTGCCTGCGCTGGCAGGACCTCTACTCGAAGGGCCGTGACTCCGCGGCCGCGCTGCGCGAGACCGCGCAGGACGTCGGTCTGTCGCTCCTGCTCGCGGCCATCACCGTGGCGATCGGCTTTCTCGCCTTCGCGCCCACCGACTACGTGGGCGTGGCCGAGCTGGGCGTGATCTCGGCGGGCGGCATCATCATCTCGGTGATCGCGAGCCTCACCGTCCTGCCTGCGCTGATCACGCTGACCAAGCCCCCGCTGCCCAAGCCGCGCGTGCCGCGGCCGCCCAGCGCCTGGATGTCGCGGCTCGTCTCGTTCCCGGTGCGGCGCGCGGGCTGGGTGCGCATGGGCGCGCTCGGGCTCGCGATCGCCTGCGTGCCGTTCCTGATGCACGTGCGCTTCGACTACAACCCGCTGCGGCTGCGCGTGCAGACGGCGGACTCGGTGACTGCCTTCAACGACCTGCTGTCGACCGACGGTCTCTCGCCCTGGAGCGTTACCGTGCTCGCCAAGGACCGCGCCGCGGCCGATGCCGTGGCCGAGCGGCTGAAGAACCTGGACACGGTCGACCACACGCTGACTCTCTCGGACTACATCCCGGCCGACCAGGAGCAGAAGCTCGCGATCCTGGAGGACGTGGCGCTGATGATGGCGCCGCCGCCGCCCGCGGAACGCGTGCCGCGCCCGCCCACGAGCGACGACGAGATCGCCGCGCTCGAGAGCTTCCTGGCGAAGACCGACGCCATGCCCGAGTCACTCGATCCCAAGACGCGCACGGCGCTGGACAAGCTGCGCGCGGCGGTGAGTGGCTTGGTGGCGAAGCTCGCGGGCGAAGACGAGGCGGCGCGCGCGGCTTCGCTCGCCCGGCTCGAGAAGAGCGTGGTCGGCAGCCTGCCCGACCAGATGAAGCGCATCGACACCGCGCTCCAAGCGCAGCCGATCGGCGCGAGTGACCTGCCGCACGACCTGGTGCGCGACACGGTCGCGCCCGACGGACGCGTGCGCGTCGACGCGTACCCCAAGCACGACCTCGGCCGCGACGACCGCGAGCTGCAGCGCTTCGCCGACAGCGCCACGGCGGCACTGCCCGAGGCGACGGGCATCGCCGTCACGACCGTCGAGTCGGCGCGGGTGGTCGTGAAGTCGTTCCGCGAGGCGCTGTTCGGCGCCGCGCTCGCGATCACGGTGCTCCTGCTCGCGCTGTGGCGCCGGGTGGGCGACACGCTGATCGCGCTGGCGCCCTTGCTCTTGTCGGCGTGCGTGCTCGCGGCGATCGGAGTCATCTTCGACCTGCCGTTCAACTTCGCGAACGTGCTGGTGCTGCCGGCCCTGCTCGGCATCGGCATCGACAGCGGCATCCACCTGGTCCACCGCTGGCGTCACATGGCCGGTGAGTCGGACCCGCTGCTCGAGACCAGCACCGCGCGCGGCGTGGTGCAGAGCACGCTGACCACGATCGCGAGCTTCGGCACGCTCGCGATCTCGCCGCACCCCGGCATGGCGAGCCTCGGCATCCTGCTCACCCTGGGCCTCAGCCTGATCCTGGTCGCCAACCTGATCCTGATCCCGGCGCTGGTCGCGAACCGCAAGCTCGACGCGAAGTGACTCGCCCGCGGGTCTACCTGGCGGGCCCCGAAGTCTTCCTGCCCGATCCGCAGCGCGCCGCGGCGGCGAAGAAGGCGCTGTGCGAGCGGCACGGCTTCACGGGCGTGTTCCCGCTCGACGCGGGCCTCGAGCTTGGCGGCCTCGCTCCGCGCGACGCCGCGCTCGCGATCGGCCGCGCCAACGAGGACCTGATCCGCAGCTGCCAGCACCTGGTCGCGAACCTGACCCCGTTCCGCGGCCCCAGCGCCGACGCCGGCACCGTGTGGGAGCTCGGCTTCGCGCGCGGGCTCGGGCTCCGGGTGCACGGCTACTCGAACGTGGCCCGCGACTTCGCGGCCCGCACGCGCGCCTTCC from Myxococcota bacterium includes the following:
- a CDS encoding MMPL family transporter; amino-acid sequence: MDELIGRAVAKWVDWIRRHPIGTLVATALVTALLGLYTYRNLGINMDVAAMLSPDLPHQKTWRDITKAFPESNDPLLVVVDAATPERAREAALALRDRLAKETKLFGSVDVPGEGPFFEKNGLLYLSTDELAKLSDHLAEVQPYLAELRRDSSLRGLFALLQRAADSLRTGDATVVELAPVFDRLSRAVDAERTGRSEPVSWREVLLGQSLPETPRRVLVVQPIVDFGALIPAEESIARIHELAQEVGLDGDSGVRVRVTGELALSSEELETVTTGTALSGILSFIAVTGILFFGLRSWKLMAATSLTLTIGLVWTFAFATLAVGSLNMVSVAFAVLFIGLGDDFGVHFCLRWQDLYSKGRDSAAALRETAQDVGLSLLLAAITVAIGFLAFAPTDYVGVAELGVISAGGIIISVIASLTVLPALITLTKPPLPKPRVPRPPSAWMSRLVSFPVRRAGWVRMGALGLAIACVPFLMHVRFDYNPLRLRVQTADSVTAFNDLLSTDGLSPWSVTVLAKDRAAADAVAERLKNLDTVDHTLTLSDYIPADQEQKLAILEDVALMMAPPPPAERVPRPPTSDDEIAALESFLAKTDAMPESLDPKTRTALDKLRAAVSGLVAKLAGEDEAARAASLARLEKSVVGSLPDQMKRIDTALQAQPIGASDLPHDLVRDTVAPDGRVRVDAYPKHDLGRDDRELQRFADSATAALPEATGIAVTTVESARVVVKSFREALFGAALAITVLLLALWRRVGDTLIALAPLLLSACVLAAIGVIFDLPFNFANVLVLPALLGIGIDSGIHLVHRWRHMAGESDPLLETSTARGVVQSTLTTIASFGTLAISPHPGMASLGILLTLGLSLILVANLILIPALVANRKLDAK
- a CDS encoding nucleoside 2-deoxyribosyltransferase, which produces MTRPRVYLAGPEVFLPDPQRAAAAKKALCERHGFTGVFPLDAGLELGGLAPRDAALAIGRANEDLIRSCQHLVANLTPFRGPSADAGTVWELGFARGLGLRVHGYSNVARDFAARTRAFLRDHPDPLAVESFGLADNLMLAHAIEASGGAFVARSAPRAKRYTDLSAFEECLVTASRSA